The genomic stretch ACTTCCAGCGTCGAGGCGCGGGCCATGCGCAGCAGCACGCCCATCTCGTGCATGACGAGGGTCGCCACCGGCATGATGATGTAGATCAGCCCCTCGGTGAAATTGTCGCGCAGCGACACATAGCCGAGCACCGGCAGCCAGCCGAGCTTCAGGCCGAACAGAAGGAGAAGCAGCAGGCCGAGCCAGAAGGTCGGTATAGAGAGAAGCAGCGTCGCCGTTCCGACAAGAGCGAGGTCCGTCACCGAATTCTGCCGCCACGCGGCGATGATCCCGGCGGGCACGGCGAGAATGGCGGCCAGCACCACCGCGATCAGCACGATCTCGCCGCTGATGACGAAGCGCGCGGCGACGAGCGGCAGCACCGGCTCGTCATTGACGATCGAGCGGCCGAGATCGCCGGAGAGCGCGTTTTCGCTCCAGATCAGGAATTGCTGCGGGAGCGGCTTGTCGAGACCGAGTTCCGTCTGCAGTTCGGCGATCTGCCTGTCATCGGCCATGTCGCCGAGCATCAGGGCTGCCGGATCGCCGGGAATGAGACGGATCAGCCCGAACACGGCAATCGAAACGATGATCACCGTCGGTATCGCCATCGCGACGCGATGGAGGAAGAATCTCAGCATCGGAACCCCTCTGAGACCTGCCTTTTGCGGCGGCAGGCTTGCTTATTGACAAAAGTATGACAAAGCCAAAAACTTGCCGCAATACTATGAATTTTTTCATAGTTATATGCAGCCGCGCGCACCGTCCATCGGCACGTTCCGGCGAGAAAACCGGCAGCGCGGAACGTCTAGCGCATCGGCCCGAAAATCGGAATCGATTTTCGGAAAGCACGATGCGTAGATTCAATAGGTTAGAGCGTCCTTTGTGCGTCCGAATGGACGCACGGCGCTCTAGTCGTCCACCTGCGAGCGCTCGATCTGGCGCTTCAGCGCCGCCATCAGCCCTTTGGCGGCAAGCGACATCGGCACGCCCTCGGCCGACGCGATCCCGAAGCGCTGCGTCAGCTTCGGCTCGAAGACCCGCTGCACCACGGGCAGGTGCCTGTAGAGATTGGCATAGAAACTGCTGGCAAGCGCGATCCCCAGCCCCTCGGCGGCATAGGCGCAGGCGGAGGAGTTGGAATGGGTTTCGATGCGCACGTCTGGGCGGACGGCCTCGTTCTGCAACAGCCGGTCGAGCATCACCCGGTGGGCGCGCAGCCGGCCGAGCATGATCAGCGGCTCGCCGCGCAGGTCCTCGGGCCGGATGACATCGCGCGCGGCCAGCCGGTGGTCGCGGTGCATGACGGCGACGCTGCGGCCCTCGGCGACGATCTCGAGGCGAATGCCCGGTCCGATTTCGCCCTCATGGCGCAGAAAGCCGAAATCGATCACCCGCTGGTCGATCATCCGCTGGATGGTCATGGTTGTCTCGAAGAAGGTCTCGACCCTGACGCCGGGAAAGCCGTCCCGGTAGTCCTTCAGCATGGCGGGGGCGAAGTTCTCCCACATGCTGCTGGGCAGGCCGATGCGGACGACCTCCGTCTCCGACGCGCCGGTGCGGATTTCATCGGCAATCTGGCTGAAACGGGCCAGGTTGAGAAGCACGGTCTTCGCCTCCTCTTCCAGCGTCCGCGCCTCGGGCGTCGGCACCAGCCGCCCCTTGACGCGCTGAAACAGCGTCAGGTCGAGATCGGATTCGAGCTGCTGGATGAGACGGCTGACGCCCGACTGGCTGAGACCGGTGCTCCTGGCCGCGCTCATCGTCGAACCGGTCGAGAGCACCGCACGGAAGACTTCGAGCTGCTTGATGTTCATGCGATGTCGTCTCTCGGCGCGTTAATCTGCCGTCGGAAGGTTAAGCCATCCGCGCCGCGCTGTCATGCGGCAGGCGGGACGATGACCCGAGGCCGAAATCGCGGTCCCTGCAGCCAGCGGCCGCGCGCCGAAACAAAAAGAAGGTGGGAACCTGGAGCGGGTAGCGGGAATCGAACCCGCATATTCAGCTTGGAAGGCTGCTGCTCTACCATTGAGCTATACCCGCGCAAACGTCAGGCGCCGGTGGTGGAGGAGGTTGGATTCGAACCAACGTAGACTAAGTCAACGGATTTACAGTCCGTCCGTTTTAACCACTCACGCACTCCTCCAGTACCAGCCTGGACGGCAGTCATGCCTTGGATCGTTCGCCGCTGCCCGTTGGCTTTGGCGATGTCGATCTGCGCCGCGTATATGACCGGCCCGCCCCGCTCTGTCAACACGGCGCGGCAGAAAAAAATGACAGAAAAATCACAGCCGCATGCCGGACCGCGCGCTTTCCCCGTTCTTGCGCCGGAATGGCCTAGCCTCCCGCCGCGGCGGGCCTTATAACGGGCGCATGAGCAAAAAAGATGACCAGAACGGCTCCCCCAGGGACGCCCATTACGCCAAGCTCCGACGCGCCCACCGCGACAACAAGCGTGCGCGCGGCGATCTGCCCCCTGCCCCGGCCCGACAGGGCAAGCGCGGACCGGCCGACCCGCTGCCCGTCAGCGGCGACGAGGTGCTGCTTTACGGCCTGCACACCGTCCGCGCGGCGATCGAGAACCCCGAGCGCAAGCTGATCTCGCTGAAGGTGACGCAGAACGCCCTTGCCCGGCTGACCGACGGGCTGGCGCTGCCGGAGAGCCTCCCCGTCGAGATCGTGCGCCCGCGCGAGATCGACGATATTCTCGGCGAGGACGCCATCCATCAGGGGGTGATGCTGAAGACGCTGGTGCTTCCCGTGCGCCGTCTCGATGCGCTGAATGACAGCCCGCTGCTGCTCGTGCTCGATCAGGTGACCGATCCGCACAATGTCGGCGCGATCCTGCGTTCGGCCGTCGCCTTTTCCGCCGGCGCGGTGATCACCACCATGCGCCATAGCCCGGCCGAATCGGGCGTGCTCGCCAAATCGGCCTCCGGCGCGCTGGAGCATATCCCCTATATCCAGATCACCAATCTCGCCAAGGCGCTCGATGAACTGCACGCCATGGGCTTTGCCTCGATCGGGCTTGATTCGGAGGGGCCCGCCCCGCTTGAGGAAACCTTTGCCGGCGGCAAGGTCGCGCTGGTGCTGGGCGCGGAAGGCAAGGGGCTTCGCCAGAAGACCCGGGAAACGGTGACGGCGCTCGCCCGCCTCGACATGCCGGGCGTCATCAAATCGCTCAACGTCTCCAACGCCTCGGCGATCGCGCTCTATGCCGCCCGCCAGCATCTGGGAAAGACGCCCAAAAGCTGAAAAATGCGGCCCGAGCGGCAACAAACCGGCCGCGGCAAGCGTTAAGAGCGTCGGGCGGCGCATGCACGCCGGCCGGCAATCCGGAAGCACGATGGCTTGAAAGGTCCGACCATGAAAATCGTCTTTACCGATCTCGACGGCACGCTTCTCGACCACGAAACCTATTCGCTGGAGCCGGCGCGGCCCGCGCTCGACGCGCTGAAGGGCCGCGGCATCCCGATCATCCTCGCCAGCAGCAAGACGGAGGCGGAGATGCGGCCCATCGCCGCGGATATCGGCATCGAAGACCCGATGATCGTGGAAAATGGCGCGGGGATCGTCGGACTGCCGGATGCGAAGGGCGGCGAGGCTGAAGCCTATCGGCGGCTGCGCGCGGCGCTTGAAGCGATGCCGCCCGCGCTCAGGCAGAAATTCCGGGGTTTTGGAGACTGGAGCGATGAAGAGGTAGCGGAGAAAACCGGCATGCGGCTCGAGGCAGCCCGGCTCGCCCGAAAGCGTCAGTTCTCCGAACCGGGGCTCTGGTCCGGCAGCGAGGAGGAACGGGAGGAATTCCGGGCGCTCCTGGCAAAGAGCGGCTTTCGGGCCGTGCAGGGCGGCCGGTTCTTCACGCTGATGCCGGAGACATCCAAGGCCGATGCGATGCGCAAGGTCGCGGACTTCTACCGCAGCAAGACGGGGGAAGCGGTCTTCACGATCGCGCTCGGCGATGCGCCGAATGATGCGGCAATGCTGGAAGCCGCGGACAAGGGCGTCATCATCGCCAACCCCGCCCATGCCCCGCTTGCCGAAACGGCCCGCGAACGCGAGGGCCGCATCATCCGCTCGGACAAGGCCGGTCCTTCGGGCTGGAACGACATGATATTGCAATTATTGGCACAATATAGTTGGTAGGTAAGGCCCCTCCCCTTCGGCCGTCCGCTTCCGGAACCTGCCGCAACAAAAACATCAGGAGCGCCCGCAATGGCTGATTTTCATCAAAATGGCGTTGTCGCAACGCTGCACAATCTGCGCGAGCGTTCGCTGCACCGGGTCGAGCGCGAACTGACCAGCTTCTCGGCAACCCGGCCGATCACCCTGATCCTGCCCTCGCTCTTCTCCGAGCTCGAGGCCGAGGCGCTGGACAACATCGTCAACCATCTGACGGAAGTGCCCTATATCTCCAACATCGTCATCGGCCTCGACCAGGCGGACGAGGAGCAGTACCGCTACGCGCTGAAATATTTCAGCCGCCTGCCGCAGAACCACGCCGTGCTCTGGAATGACGGACCGCGGATGCAGGCCGTCCACAACCGTCTCGGCGATGCGGCGCTTGCGCCGCAGGAGCCCGGCAAGGGCCGCAATGTCTGGTACTGTATCGGCTATGTGCTCGGCGCGCGCAATTCCTCCGTGGTGGCGCTGCATGACTGCGACATCGTCACCTATTCGCGCGAGATGCTGGCGCGCCTCGTCTATCCGGTCACCAATCCGGCCTTCCCGTACGTCTTCTCCAAGGGCTATTACCCGCGCATCGCCGACGGCTCGCTCAACGGCCGCGTCACCCGGCTTCTCGTCACGCCGCTTCTCCTGAGCCTCGAGAAGACCATCGGTCACCAGCCCTATCTCGATTACCTGAAGGCGTTCCGCTATCCGCTCGCCGGCGAATTCGCCATGCGCACCCATATCCTGCCCGATATCCGCATTCCCTGGGACTGGGGGCTGGAAATCGGCGTTCTCTCGGAACTGTGGCGCAATTATTCCAACGCCGCGATCTGCCAGGTCGATATTGCCGACGCCTATGACCACAAGCATCAGCCGCTGTCGCCGGAAGATGCCAGGAAGGGCCTGTCGCGCATGTCCACGGATATCTGCAAGGCGGTTTTCCGCAAGCTGGCGACCGACGGCGTAACCTTCTCGCAGGAAACGCTCAGGACCGTGAAGGCCTCCTATTTCCGCACGGCGCTCGATCTGGTCGAGATCTATCACAATGACGCCCGCATGAACGGGCTTTCGACGGATCGCCATAAGGAAGAGCAGGCCGTCGAACTCTTCGCCACCAATCTGATCGAGGCCGGCAATTCCTTCCTCGAGGAGCCCGACGCCACGCCGCTGATGCCGCGCTGGAACCGCGTCCTGAGCGCCCTGCCCGACATTCTCGACGAAATGCAGGCCGCCGTCGCCGCCGATATGGCGGAATACGGCTAGAGCGCCGTGCATCCATTCGGATGCACAAAGGACGCTCTAACCTATTGAATCTACGCATCGTGCTTTCCGAAAATCGATTCCGATTTTCGGGCCGATGCTGTAAGCCGCCGAGACGCCGCCGGATGATGAACCGGCCGGCAGGCGCAGCGGCTGGCCCCGCAAATTCCTTCAGCTTCCCTGAAGGCCGCCGGACGCATGCGCGGATGACGCCCGGAAGCGAACCGCCATCCTCGCATGCGCCGGTCGGGCGCCCTTCGGCCCGCCGCGTTCAGCCGCCGAAGCGTGGTTCGGGCAGGCCCTTGACCCCGAGCCCCGTGATCGCGAACAGGCTCCCGCGCAGAACGCCGTCGCCTGGAAAGCGCGGCAGCGGCGGCTTGGCCATCGAGGTGACGTAAAGCACATCGAGGTTCGGCCCGCCGAACTGCACGCTGGTCACCTTCTTCACCGGCATCTCGATCTCGCGGTCGAGCGTGCCGTCGGGCGCATAACGGCAGATTCGGCCGTCATAGACGAGCGCCAGCCAGTAATAGCCTTCGGCATCCACCGTCGCTCCGTCCGCAGCGCCGCCATTCGACGTATCAACCTTCGTGAAGGTCCGGCGGTTCGAAACGGCGCCCGTCCCGATATCGTAGTCATAGGCCCAGACCTCGCCGGTCCAGGTGTCGGTGAAATAGAAGGTCCTGTCATCCGGCGCGAAACAGGGGCCGTTCGAGCAGATGATGCCGTCGTCGACCTTGGTGACGCTGAAGTCCGGATCGACCCGGTAGAGCGCGCCTTTCGGCCCCTCTTCCATCATGTCCATGGAGCCGGCGAAGAACCGCCCCCTGCGGTCACATTTGCCGTCATTGAGACGGGTGGTATCCATTCCCGGCTCGGGATCGTGCAGCAGCCGGCAGTCGCCGCTTTCGAAATCCAGCAGATGGAAGCCCTTGTCCAGCGACACGATGGCGCCGGAGCCGTCCTTGCGCAACGCCATGGATCCGATCTTGCCAGGCACGTCGAAGGCGCGCAGCTCGGTGCCTTCGGCGGTGCAACGGAATACCCGTCCGTCCATCGAATCGATGAAATAGAGCCGCTGGCTCTCCACATCCCAGACCGGGCCTTCGCCCAGCGTAGTCTTCACATCCAGCAGAATATCGATCTTCATAACCGTCTTCCTCCCTGTCAGAAATTCACCGCGTCGCCGCCCTTGAGCGCGAGCATCGCCCGGGCCTCGTCGGGCGTGGCGATCTCGAGCCCCAGTCCCTCGACGAGGGCGCGCGCCTTGGCGACCTGCTGGGCGTTGCTCTCCGCCAGCCTGCCGCGGGCAATCCAGATGCTGTCCTCGAGCCCGACGCGGATATTGCCGCCCATGCTGACCGCCTGCGCGGCGATGCGGAACTGGTCCTTGCCGGCGCCCAGCACCGACCAGCGGAAATCGCTGCCGAACAGCCGGTCGGCGGTCCGTTTCATGTGCATCACGTCCTCCGGGTGGGTGCCGATGCCGCCCAGAAGCCCGAACACCGACTGCACGAAGAATGGCGGCTTCACCAGCCCGCGATCGGCGAAATGGGCGAGGTTGTAGAGATGCGAGATATCATAGCATTCGAACTCGAACCGCGTGCCGTTGCCGTAACAGGTCTCCAGCACATATTCGATATCCTTGAACGAGTTGCGGAACACAAGGTCGCGCGAGCCTTCCAGGTGCTCGCGCTCCCATTCGTGCTTGAACTCCTTGTATTTCGCCAACAGCGGAAAGAAGCCGAAATTCATCGACCCCATATTGAGCGAGGCGACCTCGGGCGACCACTTGGCCGCCGGTCTGGTGCGCTCGTCCACGGTCATGTAGGGCGAACCGCCGGTGGTGATGTTCACCACCGCGTTGGTCGACTGCTTGATGCGGCCGAGAAAGGGCGCGAAGGCTTCCGGCGACTGATCGGGCTTGCCGGTCTTCGGATCGCGCGCATGCAGGTGCAGGATCGCGGCCCCCGCCTCGGCGGCGCCGATGGCGGCCTCGGCGATCTCATCGGGGGTGATCGGCAGGTACTCCGACATGGTCGGGGTGTGGATGGCGCCGGTCACGGCGCAGGTGATGATCACTTTGTCGGGCATGGTCTCAGTCTCCGAGTTCGTCTGCGGCGCGCCGTTTGTGGGCGGCGAGCGCCATGAGCCGCCGGTCGCGCCAGGCTTGCCGGTCGGCGATGTTTTCTGCGGGAAGCGTTGCGCGGCGCTCCGCCTCGATGCGGTCCAGCACGGCGCCGCGCCAGTCGGCGGGGGGCTGTCCGGAGAGGCCGTCATAAATGCCGGCATAGCGTTCGACATATTGCCGCACGCCCTTAGGGGCGTTGAGGTCGATCGTCTCGAACGGGCCGATGAACGACCAGCGCAGGGCGAGGCCCTCGCTGAGGCCGATGTCGATGTCCTCGGCGCTGGCATAGCCGTCGGCAACCAGCCGGAAAGCCTCATGCAACAAGGCCCCCTGCATCCGGTTCATGACGAAGCCATCGATCTCCTTTTGCATGACGATGGGGCGCATTCCGGCCGCGCGCAGCATGGTCGCCGTGCGTTCGACCAGCGCCGGATCGGTCCATGGCGCGGGCACCAGCTCCGCCGCCGGGACAAGATAGGCGGGATTGATCGGATGGTTGACCATGACCCGGTGACGCCCCGCAAGCCCCTCGGAGATCGCCGAGGGCAGCAGGGCGGAAGACGACGAGGCCAGCACGGTTTCGGGTCCCGCGATCGCATCGAGCCGCGCGAAGATGGCGCGCTTCACGCCGATCTCCTCGAATGTGCTTTCCTGCACGTGTTCCGCCCCGTCCAGCGCCTCTTCGAGCGTGGCAACCGGGCGGATGCGCGAAAGCGCCTCCTCGGGGTCGCAATCGATGAGGCCGAGCCGCCCCAGCTCAGGCAGCATCTCTGCGGCAAAGGCGCGGGCGGCATGGGGCGCTTCGGCGTTCTCGTCCCAGAGCCGCACCGCGTGGCCGGCGCGGGCGAAGACAATGGACCAGGCGCGGCCGATCAGGCCGGCGCCGACGCAGGCGACGGGGGCGGTCATCACAGCGTCTCCACATTGCCGTCGACGGGGAAGCTCTGCCCCGACAGGTTGCGTCCGGTATCGGCGATCAGGAAGGCGGCCATATCGGCAACATCCTCCGGCGGGGTCATGCGCCGCAGCGAGACGTTGGACAGGTAGCGCTCGGTCATCGCCTCGTGGCTGAGGCCGGTCTGCTCGGCGCGGGCGGCGATCACCTTTTCGATGCGCGGTCCGGCGATGATGCCGGGCAGGATGGCATTGGCGCGGATATTGTCCGGACCCAGCTCCTTGGCAAGGCTCTGGGTGAAACCCACGACGCCCCACTTGGCAGAGGCGTAGGGCGTGCGGAAGGCATAGCCGAACTTGCCCGCAGAAGACGAGATATTGACGATGGCGCCGCCGCCCGCCGCGCGCAGCATCGGCACCGCATAATGGGTGCAGAGGAACTGCCCGGTGAGGCAGATATCGATGCAGCGTCGCCAGTCGGCGGTCGATATCGTATCGACGCCGCCGGTCGGGCCGGCGATCCCGGCATTGTTGACCAGCGCATCGAGCCCGCCCATGCGGGTTTCGATGGCCTTGAAGAATGCCGCGACCTCGGCCTCGGCCGAGACGTCGGCCAGCATCGCGACCTCGGCGCCAAGCGCGGCGGTGGCAGCCTCCAGCGCGGCGGGGTCCACGTCGCAGATCGCAAGGCGGGCGCCCTGGCGGGCAAGCTCGCGCGCGATGCAAAGCCCGATGCCGCCCGCGCCGGCGCTGATCGCGATGCGTTTTCCGGCAAGGCCGGGCAAAATCATGCGAGGGGTGTCGTTCATGGCAATCTCCTTCATTCGCGCAGGGCGATAACGGCCATCAGGATGACGAGGCCGAAGAACACGGATCGGAAGGCAAAGGGCAGCGAAGTGCCCGCAAGCAGCGTCTGCATCGCGGTGAGCAGCAGCGCGCCGCCCAGCATGCCGGCATAGTGTCCGCGCCCGCCGGTGATCAGCGCGCCGCCGACCACCACCACGGCGATCGAGGGCAGCAGGTAGTCGTCGCCCATGCCCAGGCTCGCCTGTCCGGAGAACCCGGCGAGCAGGACGCCCACCAGCGCGGCGCAGAGCGCCGAGAGGATATAGACCGAGACGATCACCCGCCCGGTGCTGACGCCCGAGAGACGCGCGGCGAGCGCGCTGTTGCCGACGGCGTAGACGCGCCGGCCGAACACCGTGCGCCCGAGAAGCAGGATCGCCGCGGCGGCAAAGGCGATCATGAACAGGATGACCGGGGTCACGCCGAGCACCTTGCCGGTCATCAGCCAGCGCAGCGCGGGCGGGGCAAAACCCGCCGGCGTGCCGCCGGACCAGATCAGCGCCGCGCCCTGCAGGATGCCGTTCATCGCCAGCGTCACCACGATCGGAGACAACCCGAGCGCCACCACGCCGAGCCCGTTTGCCAGCCCGATCAGCGCCGCCACGGCGAAAACCACCGGCAGTGCGACCAGAAGACCTGCGTCCTGGCCGCCGACCAGACCCGTCATCAGCACGCCCGACAGCGCGATGCACCACGGCAGCGACAGGTCGAGCCCGCCGGTCAGGATCACCGCGCCCTGGCCCAGCGCCAGGATGGCGAGGAAGCTTGAAAGCACCAGCAGCGAGTCCCAGTAGCGCCATCCGGTGAACACGCCTCCGAGAACCAGATGCGTCGCGACCAGCACCAGGACGAGGCAAAGCCAGGCGGGGAGCGCATGCCGCAGCGTCGCGCCGTGGCGTTGCATGAAGCTAAGCTTGAGCGCGGCACCTGCAGGCTCAGTGAAGGCGAGCCTGCGATCCGCCTTCGGCCGTTGCGACACCAGCCAGCCCTTGCGGCGGGCGGCGAGCGCGTCCTTCAGCTCGCGCAAGCGCTGCGACAGCGGGCTGTCCCTGCTCATTGAGCCGGCCAGAACCGCGATCAACAGCACGGCGCTTTCCGCGATCGTGGCGTAATAGGCCGAGACATTGAGCGACAGCAGAAGGTTCACCACGATCATCAGGATATAGGCCCCGAAAATCGTGCCGGGTATGCCGCCCTTGCCGCCGCCGAGCCGGGTGCCGCCGATGACGACGGCGGCAAAGGTCGGCAGCAGCAGCGCGTTGCCCGCCAGCGGATCGCCGCTGCCGGTCTGGGCGCTGACGAACACGCCGGCCAGACCGTAGAGCCCGCCTGCGAGCATGTAGGTGAAGAAGGTGAAGGCGCGGGTGTGAAGCCCCGTCGCACGGGCGGCCTCGGGATCGCTTCCCACCGCATAAAGCGTCACGCCGAAGGCGGTGCGCTTCAGCCAGAGCCACGCCAGAACCAGAACGCCGAGCAGGGTCAGCGGCGCGGGCAGCAGGCCGGGCAGGGTGTCGCCGAGATAGACCGAAGAGAGCGACGGCGCAACGAAGCCGCCCGGCGTTGCCATCACCAGAAGGGTCAGTCCCTGGACGATGAACATGACCGCCAGCGTCACCACAATCGGCTGGAGCCGCATCACCGCGACGAAAAACCCGTTCACCGCGCCGACGCCCATGCCGATCGCGATGCCGATGGCCGTCCAGAGCGGCACGGAGGCCTCCATGTTCGCCGGATCCATCGCGGTTGCCAGCACCGCGTTGACCAACGACACCACGGCGCCTGCCGAAAGGTCGAAGCCGCCGGAAAGGATCACCAGCGTCTGCCCGGCGGCGGCGATGGCGGTGGTGGCTCCGCCGCTTGCCAGAAAGGAAATGTCGAAATAGCTCAGCGGGTATGGGCTGAGAAAGCTGTTGAGCAGCATCAGCCCGGCAAACACCAGGGCGGCGACGATCACCGCCTGGGCCCTTTTGAGGCTGCGCAGGCCCGGCAGCCGGGCGGCGCGCGGGGCAAAGGAAATGGGCTGATCGGTCATGCCGGGTTCTCCCGCCTGTCGGAGGGCTTCGGACCGTGAAGCGGATCGCTGCCCCCGAGCGTCGCTTCCATAATGGCGTTCTCGGTCAGGGCGCCGCCTTCGAGCCAGCGGCTCACGCGGCCCTCGTAGAGCACCCCGACGCGGTCGCACAGATGCACCAGTTCGGGAATTTCGGTCGAATGCAGCAGCACCGAACCGCCTGCATCCGAATAGGCGCGCAGAAGCGCGTAGAGCTGTTCCTTGGTACCGACATCGATGCCGCGCGTCGGATCGAAAAGCAGCAGGATTCGGCTTTGCGCCACGAGCCATTTCGCCAGAACGATCTTCTGCTGGTTGCCGCCCGAAAACGCGCCGGCGGGCAGGTAATGCGCGCGTTCGTCGACCTCGACGGCGGCAAAGGCCCCGGCAGCGGCGCGCGCCTCTGCGGCGTCATCCAGCAGCGGACCGCGGCAAAACCGCGACAGCACGGGCAGGCTGACATTCTGCCGCCCCGGCAGCTTGAGGAACAGGCCCTGCGTCTTGCGTTCCTCGGGCACCAGGCCGATGGCGACTGAAGACTGCAGCGCATCGGCGGGCGAGCGCAGGTGCAGCGGCGCGCCGTCCAGTTCGATATGGCCCGCATGCAGGTGTTCCTGGCCGAACAGCGCCGAGAACAGCGCCTCCTGGCCCATGCCCTGCAGCCCGGCAATGCCGAGGATCTCGCCCCGGTGCAGCGCGATGTCGGCCTCCTTCAGCTTTGGCCCGGCCGACAGGGCGCGCGTCGCCAGCACCGGCGTTTCACCTTGCCTGTCGCGCGGCGGGCGCGGCGGCGGGAAGGCGTTCTCCACCGAGCGTCCGATGATCATCTCCACCACTTCGGCATCGGTGACGTCGGCCACCTTCGCCGAATGCACCGAGCGCCCGTTGCGCAGGATGGTCAGCGTGTCGCAGAAGGCGCGCACCTCGGGCATGCGGTGCGAGATGAACAGCACGGTGATCCCGCGCGCCGCCGCATCGGCGATGATCCGTCCGAGCCAGTCCACGTCGCCGCCGGAAAGGGCCGAGGTCGGCTCGTCCAGCAACAGGATGCGCGGCTTGCGATAGAGCGCGCGGGCAATCTCGATCTTCTGGCGCGATGCGAGCGTCAGTTCGCCGGCCAGAGCATCGAGGTCGACGGAAAGGTCGAGCGCGTCGAAATGGGCGGTTACGGCGCGACGGGTGCGCCCGCGGTTCAGCGTTGCAAGCGGCGTCCATGGCGCGCGCGGCAGCAGCATGTTGTCGAGCACCGTCAGGTCTGGCACGAGGGTCAGTTCCTGGAAGGCGGTCTGCACGCCCGCCGCATGGGCGTCCCGCGGCGAGCGCAACGCGACCTGCCGCCCGTCGATGCGAATGTCGCCGGCATCGGGCCGCACAAGGCCCGACAGCAGCTTCATCGTGGTCGATTTGCCCGCGCCGTTCTCTCCCAAAAGCGCGTGAACGCGTCCGGGAGCGACGGAAAACGCGACCTGGTCATTGGCCACAGTTGGTCCGTAGGCCTTGGTCAGGCCCGAGACCGCGACGGCGGGTGCGGATGACATGGCGTCCTCGAGAATTCTGTGGAAGGGTCCGGCGACGCCCGGCCGCCGGATCGGGACGCTGGATCAGCGCTCGGGCTGACCGACAAGGGCCGCGTTCAGCCCGAGTTGCGGCAGTTCTTCCGAGAAGATCGACGCGAACCAGCCCGGATTTGAGACCAGCCCCGGCTGGAAGACGTTGCAGCCAGCCTTCTGTTCATCCCAGCTCCCGGTTTCACACAGCTCAACCGTGTCGTTGGTGACCAGCGGCAGCGGCAGGGTGGTGTGCTGCGGGATTTCGGCCCCATCGAGCTTGTCGACCGCGAGCTTCAGCGCCAGTGCGCCGGAATAGGGCGGAGAGGCGTAGGAAATCCGCGCCGCGCCCATGGGCGCATAGGGGACTACGGCGCCTTCGACCGCGCTGTCGGCCGGCAGCATCTGGATGCGCCCGCCGTTCGAGCCTTCGCCGGCGCAGGGCAGCAGGTCTTCGGGCGCCTGGCCCGCCTCGAGCTGCATGGCGTTGGCGGTGTAGCAGCCGACCTGCATCCACAGCCCGTCGATCTCCGACCAGTCGCGGGTCGCCATCAGCTTGTTGAGCTCGGTCCGCGCCACCGCCTGGCTCCACATGCCGACCGCCTCGCCGACGATATTGATGCCCGCGTGTTCGGCAAAGACGGCCTTGGCCGCCGCGGTCCTGGCCGTGTCGACCGAGGTTCCGGGAACCCCCGTGACCATCACCACATCGCCCTCGCCGCCCATCGCCTCGACAAGCCATTCGGCCGTCTTGCGACCGGCTTCCGCCTGGTCGATGGTGACGTTATAGGCGCAGGGCTCGGTGATCTCGGCGTCATAGGCGA from Martelella sp. AD-3 encodes the following:
- a CDS encoding 3-keto-5-aminohexanoate cleavage protein, whose protein sequence is MPDKVIITCAVTGAIHTPTMSEYLPITPDEIAEAAIGAAEAGAAILHLHARDPKTGKPDQSPEAFAPFLGRIKQSTNAVVNITTGGSPYMTVDERTRPAAKWSPEVASLNMGSMNFGFFPLLAKYKEFKHEWEREHLEGSRDLVFRNSFKDIEYVLETCYGNGTRFEFECYDISHLYNLAHFADRGLVKPPFFVQSVFGLLGGIGTHPEDVMHMKRTADRLFGSDFRWSVLGAGKDQFRIAAQAVSMGGNIRVGLEDSIWIARGRLAESNAQQVAKARALVEGLGLEIATPDEARAMLALKGGDAVNF
- a CDS encoding 3-hydroxyacyl-CoA dehydrogenase is translated as MTAPVACVGAGLIGRAWSIVFARAGHAVRLWDENAEAPHAARAFAAEMLPELGRLGLIDCDPEEALSRIRPVATLEEALDGAEHVQESTFEEIGVKRAIFARLDAIAGPETVLASSSSALLPSAISEGLAGRHRVMVNHPINPAYLVPAAELVPAPWTDPALVERTATMLRAAGMRPIVMQKEIDGFVMNRMQGALLHEAFRLVADGYASAEDIDIGLSEGLALRWSFIGPFETIDLNAPKGVRQYVERYAGIYDGLSGQPPADWRGAVLDRIEAERRATLPAENIADRQAWRDRRLMALAAHKRRAADELGD
- a CDS encoding SDR family oxidoreductase gives rise to the protein MNDTPRMILPGLAGKRIAISAGAGGIGLCIARELARQGARLAICDVDPAALEAATAALGAEVAMLADVSAEAEVAAFFKAIETRMGGLDALVNNAGIAGPTGGVDTISTADWRRCIDICLTGQFLCTHYAVPMLRAAGGGAIVNISSSAGKFGYAFRTPYASAKWGVVGFTQSLAKELGPDNIRANAILPGIIAGPRIEKVIAARAEQTGLSHEAMTERYLSNVSLRRMTPPEDVADMAAFLIADTGRNLSGQSFPVDGNVETL
- a CDS encoding ABC transporter permease, producing the protein MTDQPISFAPRAARLPGLRSLKRAQAVIVAALVFAGLMLLNSFLSPYPLSYFDISFLASGGATTAIAAAGQTLVILSGGFDLSAGAVVSLVNAVLATAMDPANMEASVPLWTAIGIAIGMGVGAVNGFFVAVMRLQPIVVTLAVMFIVQGLTLLVMATPGGFVAPSLSSVYLGDTLPGLLPAPLTLLGVLVLAWLWLKRTAFGVTLYAVGSDPEAARATGLHTRAFTFFTYMLAGGLYGLAGVFVSAQTGSGDPLAGNALLLPTFAAVVIGGTRLGGGKGGIPGTIFGAYILMIVVNLLLSLNVSAYYATIAESAVLLIAVLAGSMSRDSPLSQRLRELKDALAARRKGWLVSQRPKADRRLAFTEPAGAALKLSFMQRHGATLRHALPAWLCLVLVLVATHLVLGGVFTGWRYWDSLLVLSSFLAILALGQGAVILTGGLDLSLPWCIALSGVLMTGLVGGQDAGLLVALPVVFAVAALIGLANGLGVVALGLSPIVVTLAMNGILQGAALIWSGGTPAGFAPPALRWLMTGKVLGVTPVILFMIAFAAAAILLLGRTVFGRRVYAVGNSALAARLSGVSTGRVIVSVYILSALCAALVGVLLAGFSGQASLGMGDDYLLPSIAVVVVGGALITGGRGHYAGMLGGALLLTAMQTLLAGTSLPFAFRSVFFGLVILMAVIALRE
- a CDS encoding sugar ABC transporter ATP-binding protein is translated as MSSAPAVAVSGLTKAYGPTVANDQVAFSVAPGRVHALLGENGAGKSTTMKLLSGLVRPDAGDIRIDGRQVALRSPRDAHAAGVQTAFQELTLVPDLTVLDNMLLPRAPWTPLATLNRGRTRRAVTAHFDALDLSVDLDALAGELTLASRQKIEIARALYRKPRILLLDEPTSALSGGDVDWLGRIIADAAARGITVLFISHRMPEVRAFCDTLTILRNGRSVHSAKVADVTDAEVVEMIIGRSVENAFPPPRPPRDRQGETPVLATRALSAGPKLKEADIALHRGEILGIAGLQGMGQEALFSALFGQEHLHAGHIELDGAPLHLRSPADALQSSVAIGLVPEERKTQGLFLKLPGRQNVSLPVLSRFCRGPLLDDAAEARAAAGAFAAVEVDERAHYLPAGAFSGGNQQKIVLAKWLVAQSRILLLFDPTRGIDVGTKEQLYALLRAYSDAGGSVLLHSTEIPELVHLCDRVGVLYEGRVSRWLEGGALTENAIMEATLGGSDPLHGPKPSDRRENPA